The following are encoded in a window of Oceanidesulfovibrio indonesiensis genomic DNA:
- a CDS encoding PspA/IM30 family protein: MGIFTRFKDIVSANINAMLDRAEDPEKLIKLMVREMEDTLVELKAACAATMADRSRAARELADVQERVDTWSARAELAVQKGRDDLAREALMEKRRHQERADHLEEELTKLDALVEQSQDDIQALEEKLEIAQEKKRLLVQRHIRANSQKRANEDIRRADSQDAILRFEQFEQRIERMEAEAEMSRPRRRSSLEEEFAKLESDGDIEEELKNMKQGTKKSSTSGQGAAGDTKE; the protein is encoded by the coding sequence ATGGGTATCTTCACACGCTTTAAGGACATCGTGAGCGCGAACATCAATGCGATGCTCGACCGCGCCGAGGATCCTGAAAAGCTCATCAAGCTCATGGTCCGCGAGATGGAAGACACGCTCGTAGAACTCAAAGCCGCATGCGCTGCGACCATGGCGGATCGTTCTCGCGCAGCGCGCGAACTGGCCGACGTGCAGGAGCGGGTGGACACTTGGTCCGCGCGCGCGGAACTGGCCGTGCAAAAGGGCCGGGACGATCTCGCCCGCGAAGCGCTCATGGAAAAGCGCCGGCATCAGGAGCGGGCTGACCACCTGGAAGAAGAGCTCACCAAGCTGGACGCGCTCGTAGAACAGTCCCAGGACGATATCCAGGCTCTTGAAGAAAAACTGGAAATCGCACAGGAAAAAAAGCGTCTGCTGGTGCAGCGGCACATCCGCGCCAACTCGCAGAAGCGCGCCAACGAGGATATCCGCCGCGCGGACAGCCAGGACGCCATTTTGCGGTTCGAACAGTTCGAGCAACGAATCGAGCGCATGGAGGCCGAAGCCGAAATGTCCAGGCCACGGCGCCGAAGCAGCCTCGAAGAAGAATTCGCCAAGCTGGAATCCGACGGCGACATCGAAGAGGAGCTCAAAAACATGAAGCAGGGAACGAAGAAGTCCTCCACATCTGGACAAGGCGCGGCCGGGGACACTAAGGAATAA
- a CDS encoding helix-turn-helix domain-containing protein: protein MKDSLRQHLRQSCTDEELKRWFDPLMITPCDEEKCFVIRFPHRFFAEWFSTTVRDKFEEQLSLFLGPGYTLRYVNGQGRAATNAASIGAATRTDFPFGHSFTLENYIANQKNYFPLATARQVAKSSDSQYNPFVICGPSGTGKTHLLKAMANEMSKTVDPSGIFYGTPDDLRALVVSNHGSLKERFAKHVCLILDDFHRLRDIPDVHETLLELFDDFYGAKRKMLFASNQGVTTMENLPKSLKSRVEGGLVVTLKPHDLDVRTRYVKRLCQAKRLKLTKTQMLTLAQRFDDFRFLQGILLKLFAFKELVHKEIQDQDFQSILQYAEETPTNRVDPEKIFQVVAEHFQIPEYELAGHKRSQTIVFARQMGMYLCRSLLGLSYPALGRLFGGKDHSTAMYAVKKMEERMAGDPSVKHLVTQLKKKCS, encoded by the coding sequence TTGAAAGACAGCCTGCGCCAACATCTCCGCCAGTCGTGCACGGACGAAGAACTCAAGCGGTGGTTCGACCCCTTGATGATCACGCCGTGCGACGAGGAGAAATGCTTCGTCATCCGCTTTCCGCACCGCTTTTTTGCGGAATGGTTCTCCACCACGGTGCGCGATAAGTTCGAAGAGCAGCTCTCCCTGTTCCTTGGGCCGGGTTATACGCTGCGCTATGTCAACGGCCAGGGGCGCGCAGCGACGAATGCTGCGTCCATAGGCGCCGCCACCCGCACGGATTTCCCCTTCGGCCATTCCTTCACCCTGGAAAACTACATAGCCAATCAGAAAAACTACTTTCCCCTGGCCACGGCGCGCCAGGTAGCGAAATCAAGCGATTCCCAGTACAACCCCTTCGTTATCTGCGGGCCTTCGGGAACCGGGAAAACACATCTGCTCAAGGCAATGGCAAACGAAATGAGCAAGACCGTGGACCCGAGCGGCATCTTCTACGGCACGCCGGACGATCTGCGTGCTCTCGTGGTCTCGAATCACGGATCGCTCAAAGAACGGTTCGCCAAGCACGTCTGCCTCATTCTGGACGACTTCCACCGCCTTCGGGATATCCCGGACGTGCACGAGACCCTGCTTGAGTTGTTCGACGACTTTTACGGCGCAAAGCGCAAAATGCTCTTTGCATCCAACCAGGGCGTCACCACCATGGAGAACCTGCCAAAAAGCCTCAAGTCGCGCGTGGAGGGCGGTCTGGTGGTCACGCTCAAGCCGCATGACCTCGATGTGCGCACGCGCTACGTGAAGCGGCTCTGCCAGGCCAAGCGGCTCAAGCTCACCAAGACGCAGATGCTTACCCTGGCCCAGCGGTTCGACGATTTTCGCTTTCTGCAAGGCATACTGCTCAAATTATTTGCTTTCAAGGAACTCGTGCACAAGGAAATTCAGGACCAGGATTTTCAGTCCATCCTCCAGTACGCCGAGGAGACGCCGACCAACCGTGTGGATCCTGAAAAAATCTTCCAAGTTGTGGCGGAGCATTTTCAGATACCTGAGTATGAGTTGGCTGGACACAAGCGCAGTCAAACAATAGTCTTCGCCAGGCAAATGGGCATGTACCTGTGCCGGTCGCTGCTGGGGTTGTCCTACCCGGCGCTGGGCCGGCTTTTCGGCGGTAAAGACCACTCCACGGCCATGTACGCCGTGAAAAAGATGGAAGAACGCATGGCAGGGGATCCTTCCGTGAAACACCTGGTTACCCAGCTGAAGAAAAAATGTTCGTAA
- a CDS encoding tetratricopeptide repeat protein → MVSALFRFHPVAMGSLPHQSARFNEGRPWRLFVAILSLLAVFCLAGCKGGEQGQPTLSEARKAFAAGHYSEAERLYEHYIQSRPQGKDRWEAWNRLLDMALSVRQDPNRATSILDAMYLEFGDQSSKAYELLTKLAEIYENMNQNTKALETWKKCLSLPVVDPSAAARIHYRIARNHQSMKAYALAAEELNICIRDAQSSDLEQRCRYTLAQNQIFMERYDEAEETLSAIMGNPEVDQERRALAAFLLADVFEDQERYSEAVSILESIRLSYPNPRVVDTRLKHLKRVSP, encoded by the coding sequence ATGGTGTCGGCTCTTTTCCGTTTCCATCCGGTTGCCATGGGCTCACTTCCGCATCAATCAGCTCGTTTCAACGAAGGGCGCCCCTGGCGCCTGTTTGTGGCCATTTTGAGCCTGCTCGCTGTGTTCTGCCTGGCAGGGTGCAAAGGCGGGGAGCAGGGGCAACCGACCCTCTCCGAGGCACGGAAGGCCTTCGCTGCCGGTCATTACAGCGAGGCGGAACGGCTGTACGAGCATTACATCCAATCCAGACCCCAGGGGAAGGATCGTTGGGAAGCCTGGAACAGACTCCTGGATATGGCGCTCTCCGTGCGGCAGGACCCGAACCGCGCCACGTCGATCCTTGACGCCATGTATCTGGAATTCGGCGATCAAAGCAGCAAGGCCTACGAGTTGCTTACCAAGCTCGCCGAAATCTACGAGAACATGAATCAGAATACCAAGGCGCTGGAAACATGGAAGAAATGTCTGAGCCTTCCGGTGGTCGATCCATCGGCAGCGGCGCGTATCCACTACCGAATCGCACGCAATCATCAGTCCATGAAAGCATATGCTCTGGCTGCCGAGGAGCTGAACATCTGCATTCGAGATGCTCAATCGTCTGACCTCGAACAACGGTGTCGATACACCCTGGCGCAGAATCAGATATTCATGGAACGCTACGACGAGGCCGAGGAGACCCTTTCCGCCATCATGGGAAACCCCGAGGTGGACCAGGAACGTCGCGCCCTGGCCGCGTTTCTTCTCGCGGATGTTTTTGAAGACCAGGAACGTTACAGCGAAGCCGTTTCCATATTGGAATCGATCAGATTGTCCTACCCGAACCCTCGAGTCGTCGATACGCGCCTCAAGCACCTCAAACGGGTCAGCCCGTAA
- a CDS encoding PilZ domain-containing protein — MGKVSVEDRRRWMRVVISESEGENLVIVNRENGEPFHARIVDFSLGGLKLLCTDSNGGKFLPCPDLARHETLYIEQCRIEPYCQLLSNLEVHVVWQVDNAVGCCFEVCDNCS; from the coding sequence GTGGGCAAGGTCTCAGTCGAGGACAGACGACGTTGGATGCGGGTGGTCATCTCCGAATCTGAAGGGGAAAATCTCGTCATCGTGAACCGCGAAAACGGAGAACCTTTCCACGCACGGATAGTCGATTTCAGCCTGGGTGGACTGAAGCTGTTGTGCACGGACTCGAACGGTGGAAAATTTCTGCCATGCCCGGATCTTGCCAGACATGAGACCCTTTATATCGAACAATGCCGGATAGAGCCGTATTGTCAGTTGCTCTCCAACCTGGAGGTCCATGTTGTTTGGCAGGTGGACAACGCTGTCGGATGCTGCTTTGAAGTTTGTGACAACTGCAGTTGA
- a CDS encoding MotA/TolQ/ExbB proton channel family protein has product MDAAEIIAVFRNASLIIQGEYILLLGMSLACWAIIFAKAIQFYRARKGEEQDLETIRAAHTLDDIIKSLPYGDDTVSSSLIREGVQEYEQLQKVEASPGERARILLENVRQSMHEESFAISRRLSKGLGFLAMSANAAPLMGLFGTVWGIFHSFQGFSEMKQASIMVVGAGLAEALGTTIAGLLVAIPASVAYNFLVGRLGALEDGLHEISVSFLSVMKQGLSTDNNVLEEEEPSRQGRRPFPSLQLGRKR; this is encoded by the coding sequence ATGGACGCAGCCGAAATCATCGCGGTTTTCAGGAATGCATCACTCATCATCCAGGGTGAGTATATCCTTCTCCTTGGGATGTCCCTGGCATGCTGGGCGATCATTTTCGCCAAGGCTATCCAGTTCTACAGGGCGCGCAAGGGCGAAGAGCAGGATCTGGAGACAATCCGTGCAGCCCATACGCTGGACGACATCATCAAAAGCCTCCCCTATGGCGATGATACGGTTTCAAGCTCGCTGATTCGGGAAGGGGTTCAGGAGTACGAACAACTCCAGAAGGTGGAGGCCAGCCCCGGCGAGCGAGCGCGCATCCTGCTGGAAAACGTGCGCCAGTCCATGCACGAGGAGAGCTTCGCCATTTCCCGCCGGCTTTCGAAGGGACTGGGTTTTCTGGCCATGTCGGCCAACGCGGCGCCGCTCATGGGCCTGTTCGGCACGGTCTGGGGCATCTTCCATTCGTTTCAGGGTTTTTCGGAAATGAAGCAGGCAAGCATAATGGTAGTGGGTGCCGGCCTGGCCGAAGCTCTGGGGACCACCATCGCCGGTCTGCTCGTGGCCATCCCCGCTTCGGTGGCCTATAACTTCCTTGTAGGACGCCTCGGCGCTTTGGAAGATGGATTGCACGAAATTTCCGTGTCGTTTCTCAGCGTCATGAAACAGGGATTGTCCACGGACAACAATGTTCTTGAAGAGGAAGAACCATCCCGTCAGGGACGTCGCCCTTTTCCTTCGTTGCAACTCGGTCGAAAACGCTGA
- the dnaN gene encoding DNA polymerase III subunit beta, producing MIVKVYKEDILEGLQKSANIIPARTGAAYLRTIWVKAENGQLSLMSTDSNLEFAGSYQAEIVEEGLAGVQGRSFYDLVKRLPPGEITLKLEGDGRTMIIEQNQRNYKLPTNDVTWFQNLNIFPDVQTVVWSGDYLEELIDRVAYCISDEDTMEAIACMSLKPSPEEGADGKLEACGLNGHQFAMVSFVNQDLAEIIPEEGILIQKKYIMELKKWLASDSVELAISEKRLFFRSGDGRETFSLPLSYYQYPDYRNFLSKLKEDSVSALAVNRASLADSLERLLIFNTESNRCTYFDFSGDGLVLTTQGQEVGSAKETLEADFKGDIKRIAFPTRNLIEMLGHFASDSVGFTLTGSEGPCGIRGEDDPDYLTIIMPMKIVEETYYSEEDI from the coding sequence ATGATAGTTAAAGTTTATAAAGAGGACATCCTCGAAGGCCTGCAAAAGTCGGCCAACATCATCCCGGCCAGGACAGGAGCCGCTTATCTGCGAACCATTTGGGTAAAAGCGGAAAACGGTCAGCTTTCACTGATGTCCACGGACTCGAACCTTGAGTTCGCCGGCTCTTATCAGGCTGAAATTGTCGAGGAAGGTCTTGCGGGCGTTCAGGGCCGCTCGTTCTACGACCTCGTGAAAAGGCTGCCCCCGGGCGAGATCACCCTCAAGCTCGAGGGCGACGGCCGCACCATGATCATCGAACAGAACCAGCGGAACTACAAACTGCCCACCAACGACGTGACCTGGTTCCAGAATCTCAATATCTTTCCGGACGTGCAGACAGTGGTCTGGTCGGGGGACTACCTCGAAGAGCTCATCGACCGAGTGGCCTATTGCATCTCGGACGAGGACACCATGGAAGCCATTGCCTGCATGAGCCTGAAGCCATCGCCCGAGGAAGGCGCCGACGGCAAGCTTGAAGCCTGCGGGCTCAACGGCCACCAGTTCGCCATGGTCTCCTTCGTCAACCAGGATCTCGCCGAGATCATCCCCGAAGAAGGCATCCTCATCCAGAAGAAGTACATCATGGAACTCAAGAAGTGGCTGGCCAGCGACTCCGTGGAGCTCGCCATCAGCGAAAAGCGCCTCTTCTTCCGCAGCGGCGACGGCCGGGAAACCTTCAGCCTGCCGCTTTCCTATTACCAGTATCCGGACTACCGGAACTTCCTGTCCAAGCTCAAGGAAGATTCGGTGTCCGCACTGGCGGTGAACCGCGCGTCCCTGGCCGACTCACTGGAGCGATTGCTGATCTTCAATACGGAAAGCAACCGCTGCACGTATTTCGATTTCAGCGGCGACGGCCTCGTTCTCACCACCCAGGGCCAGGAAGTGGGCTCAGCCAAGGAAACCCTGGAGGCCGATTTCAAAGGCGATATCAAACGCATCGCATTTCCCACGCGCAATCTCATAGAGATGCTCGGCCACTTCGCTTCCGACTCGGTCGGCTTCACGTTGACAGGCAGCGAGGGACCCTGTGGCATCCGAGGCGAAGATGACCCCGACTATCTCACCATCATCATGCCGATGAAGATCGTCGAGGAGACGTACTATAGTGAGGAAGACATTTAA
- the gyrA gene encoding DNA gyrase subunit A → MIDSISIEKEIRKSYLEYSLSVIIGRAIPDVRDGLKPVHRRILYAMYDLGNSWNRPHKKSARVVGDVIGKYHPHGDSAVYDALVRMAQNFSMRDLLVDGQGNFGSIDGDAAAAMRYTEVRMTKLTSEFLSDIEKETVDYRPNYDNTLHEPVVLPTKVPNLLLNGSAGIAVGMATNIPPHNLGELVDGLLLLLDNPQATVGELMQLIKGPDFPTGASVFAGEGLRDAYNTGRGSVRVRGEVEIVERKKGFESIIIKEIPYAVNKASLVEKIAQLVNDRKIEGISDLRDESDRKGIRVVIDLKKGTIPDIVVNSLYKYTQLETSFGFNMLAVVNNRPQLLNLRQILEYFLEHRREVILRRTRYDLRKAEERLHIVEGLKIAIDNIDEVIELIRAAPDPATAKAKLMDRFGLSEVQSQAILDMRLQRLTGLERDKLEEEYAELIKRIEYLNSILRSEEVLVGVIRNELEEIKNSYATTRRTRILQDEACGIDIEDLIADEDVVITLSRRGYIKRTPLDTYQQQRRGGKGIAGVATSDGDIIQNFLVTTNHQYLLLFTNRGRMYQLKAHQVPEGSRTAKGAHIANLLPLEKDEWAATILSIREFSEDRFFLFVTRQGVVKRTSADQYSRCRRTGLIAVGLREDDELITVRNVISSDEVILATAKGMSIHFSLKDVRPMGRSSMGVKGIALGKNDEVVSAVIPNEETRPQILTISEKGFGKRSALDLYRLQSRGGKGIINMKTTSKTGSVLGATAVHEEDEIVLLTSTNKIIRTSVKDISLVGRATQGVRVVRLDNGGTAVAFDIVQENTI, encoded by the coding sequence GTGATAGATTCAATTTCCATCGAAAAAGAGATACGCAAGTCGTATCTGGAATATTCGCTGTCGGTCATCATCGGGCGCGCCATCCCGGACGTCCGCGACGGTCTCAAGCCCGTGCATCGGCGCATTCTCTACGCCATGTACGACCTGGGCAACAGCTGGAACCGTCCGCACAAGAAATCCGCCCGCGTGGTGGGTGACGTCATCGGTAAATATCATCCGCACGGTGACAGCGCGGTCTACGACGCTCTGGTGCGAATGGCGCAGAATTTCTCCATGCGCGATCTGCTCGTGGACGGCCAGGGTAACTTCGGCTCCATAGACGGCGATGCCGCGGCAGCGATGCGGTACACCGAAGTCCGCATGACGAAACTCACCAGCGAGTTTCTGTCGGACATCGAAAAAGAGACCGTCGACTACCGGCCCAACTACGACAACACCCTGCACGAGCCGGTCGTTTTGCCCACCAAGGTGCCCAATCTGCTGCTCAACGGCTCGGCAGGCATCGCCGTGGGCATGGCCACGAACATTCCTCCCCACAATCTGGGCGAGCTCGTGGATGGTCTGCTGCTTCTGCTGGACAACCCGCAGGCGACCGTGGGCGAGCTCATGCAGCTCATCAAGGGACCGGATTTTCCCACAGGCGCTTCAGTGTTCGCCGGCGAGGGACTGCGCGACGCGTATAACACGGGTCGCGGCTCGGTGCGCGTGCGCGGCGAGGTGGAAATCGTCGAACGCAAGAAGGGCTTCGAGTCCATCATCATCAAGGAAATCCCTTATGCGGTGAACAAGGCAAGCCTCGTGGAAAAGATCGCGCAGCTGGTCAACGATCGGAAGATCGAGGGCATCAGCGATCTGCGCGACGAGTCCGACCGTAAGGGCATCCGCGTCGTTATCGACCTGAAGAAGGGCACTATCCCGGATATCGTGGTCAATTCGCTGTACAAATACACCCAGCTGGAGACGAGCTTCGGTTTCAACATGCTGGCAGTGGTCAACAACCGGCCGCAGCTTCTGAATCTGCGACAGATTCTCGAGTACTTCCTGGAGCACCGCCGCGAGGTCATCCTGCGCCGCACCCGCTACGACCTGCGCAAGGCCGAGGAGCGGCTGCACATCGTCGAAGGGCTCAAGATCGCCATCGACAACATCGACGAGGTCATTGAGCTCATCCGCGCCGCGCCCGATCCGGCAACGGCCAAGGCGAAGCTCATGGATCGCTTCGGGCTCTCCGAGGTGCAGAGCCAGGCCATTCTGGACATGCGTCTGCAACGGCTCACAGGCCTGGAGCGAGACAAGCTGGAAGAAGAGTACGCCGAGCTCATCAAGCGCATTGAGTACCTGAACTCCATCCTCCGGAGCGAGGAAGTGCTCGTGGGCGTCATCCGCAACGAGCTCGAAGAAATCAAGAACAGCTACGCCACCACGCGGCGCACCCGTATCCTCCAGGACGAGGCATGCGGCATCGATATCGAGGATCTCATCGCGGACGAGGACGTGGTCATCACGCTGTCACGTCGCGGGTACATCAAGCGTACGCCGCTGGACACCTACCAGCAGCAGCGCCGGGGCGGCAAAGGAATCGCAGGCGTGGCCACGTCGGACGGGGACATCATCCAGAACTTCCTCGTCACGACCAACCACCAGTATCTGCTGCTCTTCACCAACCGGGGCCGCATGTACCAGCTCAAGGCGCACCAGGTGCCGGAAGGCTCGCGCACGGCCAAGGGCGCGCATATCGCCAACCTCCTGCCCCTGGAAAAGGATGAATGGGCCGCAACCATCCTCTCCATCCGGGAGTTCAGCGAGGACCGCTTCTTCCTGTTCGTCACCAGACAGGGCGTGGTGAAGCGCACCAGTGCGGACCAGTACTCCCGCTGCCGGCGTACGGGTCTCATCGCCGTGGGTCTGCGCGAAGACGACGAGCTCATTACCGTTCGCAATGTAATCAGTTCGGACGAGGTCATCCTGGCCACGGCCAAAGGCATGTCCATTCACTTCAGCCTCAAGGACGTGCGGCCCATGGGCCGCTCCTCCATGGGCGTGAAGGGCATCGCCCTCGGCAAGAACGACGAGGTGGTCTCGGCCGTCATTCCCAACGAGGAAACCCGCCCGCAGATTCTCACCATTTCTGAGAAGGGCTTCGGCAAACGCTCAGCGTTGGACCTCTACCGGCTCCAGTCGCGTGGCGGCAAGGGCATCATCAACATGAAGACGACCTCGAAGACCGGCAGCGTGCTGGGCGCCACGGCCGTGCACGAGGAAGACGAGATCGTTCTGCTCACATCAACGAACAAGATCATCCGCACGTCGGTCAAGGATATCAGCCTCGTGGGGCGCGCCACACAGGGCGTCCGCGTCGTACGGCTGGACAACGGAGGCACCGCCGTGGCCTTCGACATCGTGCAGGAAAACACCATCTGA
- a CDS encoding PspC domain-containing protein: protein MKYGRLSRGPYRARDGAILGVFKGLAQHFDFSVFWLRLLGVIFLIGTGFWPAVIIYLLAALIMKPTPRVFGDSCDGDPGQPSRASTLKSRFERLEQRIRRMEDVVTSREFQWDSRFGRRQSR from the coding sequence ATGAAATACGGCAGACTATCACGTGGTCCATATCGCGCCCGCGACGGGGCCATTCTCGGCGTGTTCAAAGGGCTGGCGCAGCATTTCGATTTCTCGGTGTTCTGGCTGCGGTTGCTCGGCGTGATTTTTCTCATCGGCACCGGTTTCTGGCCGGCTGTGATCATCTACCTGCTCGCGGCGTTGATCATGAAGCCGACGCCCCGGGTTTTTGGCGATTCCTGCGATGGCGACCCAGGACAGCCTTCCCGCGCTTCGACGCTCAAGAGCCGTTTCGAAAGACTCGAACAGCGCATCCGGCGCATGGAGGACGTGGTCACCAGCCGCGAATTCCAGTGGGATTCGCGCTTCGGTCGGCGACAGTCCCGATAG
- the gyrB gene encoding DNA topoisomerase (ATP-hydrolyzing) subunit B: protein MTQQSNDYGSGTIKVLKGLEAVRKRPAMYIGSTDIRGLHHLVWEVVDNSVDESMAGHCDKIRIKLHLDNSVTVSDNGRGIPVDMHPTEKKPAVEVVLTVLHAGGKFDNETYKVSGGLHGVGVSVVNALSEYLEVTVKRDGKRYRQRYERGFPVTPLEELGEAESTGTTIRFRPDEEIFETNEYNAETLRKRFEELAYLNKGLAIEFLDERSGESFSYRADGGIQQFIKDLNTGETGIHSIVYGEGSADDVAIEFGLQYNAGYKENVLTFANNIRTKEGGTHLAGFKTALTRALNKYVENSDLPKKLKQKLSGDDVREGLTAVVSVKVPMPQFEGQTKTKLGNSEVAGLVSGLVYDKLSTFFEENPKDAKIIVEKAVDAARAREAARKAKDLVRRKGALSDNSLPGKLADCQSKDPGISELFIVEGDSAGGSAKQGRDPSNQAILPLRGKILNVERTRFDKMLNNKEIKALITAMGAGIGDEDMDLDKLRYHKIVIMTDADVDGAHIRTLLLTFFFRQYSELIDRGYLYIAQPPLYRAHNSKMERFIKDENELKAFLMDRVSGELVVTSENGMTFTGGQIVDLLKGVNFVREKIEEVENIGIARDMFLDFLHYKAKLAPADIEEEKGRDFMKYLEELGYVVNLNVEEDEEERRAWLFLMDAKGHRAQIGVEFFNSRLYKYSYESFSDIRGICGGLTFTLRKKKEEEGEGQPMESMFALLEAVLSEAHKGISIQRYKGLGEMNAEQLWETTMNPENRSMLQVSVEDAIEADSIFSDLMGDKVEPRREFIERNALMVEELDI from the coding sequence ATGACTCAGCAATCGAATGATTACGGCTCGGGGACGATCAAAGTCCTCAAAGGGCTGGAGGCCGTTCGCAAACGGCCGGCGATGTACATCGGATCCACGGACATCCGCGGACTCCATCACCTTGTATGGGAGGTCGTGGACAACTCGGTGGACGAGTCCATGGCCGGCCATTGCGACAAGATTCGGATCAAGCTGCATCTGGACAACTCGGTCACGGTCAGCGACAACGGGCGCGGTATCCCCGTAGATATGCACCCCACGGAAAAAAAGCCGGCCGTGGAGGTCGTGCTCACCGTACTCCACGCCGGCGGCAAGTTCGACAACGAGACCTACAAGGTCTCCGGCGGCTTGCACGGTGTGGGTGTGTCTGTTGTCAACGCTTTGTCCGAGTACCTCGAAGTCACGGTCAAGCGCGACGGCAAACGCTATCGTCAGCGTTACGAGCGTGGCTTCCCGGTCACACCGCTGGAAGAGCTCGGCGAGGCCGAATCCACCGGAACCACGATCCGGTTTAGGCCGGACGAGGAAATTTTCGAAACTAACGAATATAATGCCGAGACCCTGCGCAAGCGCTTCGAAGAGCTCGCCTATCTGAACAAGGGTCTGGCGATCGAATTCCTTGACGAACGCAGCGGAGAATCTTTCTCTTACCGCGCCGACGGTGGAATCCAGCAGTTCATCAAGGACCTCAATACGGGCGAAACCGGCATCCATTCCATCGTCTACGGCGAGGGGTCGGCGGACGACGTGGCCATCGAGTTCGGCCTGCAGTACAACGCCGGCTACAAGGAAAACGTCCTTACCTTTGCCAACAACATCCGCACCAAGGAAGGCGGCACCCATCTGGCCGGCTTCAAGACAGCTCTCACCCGCGCGCTGAACAAGTACGTTGAAAACTCGGACCTGCCTAAAAAGCTCAAGCAGAAGCTTTCGGGCGACGACGTGCGCGAGGGGCTCACCGCCGTAGTCAGCGTGAAGGTGCCCATGCCGCAGTTCGAGGGTCAGACCAAAACGAAGCTCGGCAACTCCGAGGTTGCCGGTCTGGTCTCCGGCCTCGTGTACGACAAGCTTTCTACATTCTTCGAGGAAAATCCGAAGGACGCCAAGATCATCGTGGAGAAGGCCGTGGATGCGGCCCGGGCCCGCGAGGCGGCGCGCAAGGCCAAGGACCTGGTGCGCAGAAAAGGCGCTTTGTCGGACAACTCCCTGCCCGGCAAACTGGCCGATTGCCAGTCCAAGGATCCAGGCATCTCCGAGTTGTTCATAGTCGAGGGCGACTCGGCCGGCGGCTCCGCCAAGCAGGGACGCGACCCGTCCAACCAGGCAATCCTTCCCCTGCGGGGCAAGATTCTCAACGTGGAGCGCACCCGTTTCGACAAGATGCTGAACAACAAGGAGATCAAAGCGCTCATCACGGCCATGGGCGCGGGTATCGGCGACGAGGACATGGATCTCGACAAGCTGCGCTACCACAAGATCGTGATCATGACAGACGCCGACGTGGACGGGGCGCATATCCGCACGCTGCTGCTCACCTTCTTCTTTCGCCAGTACAGCGAGCTTATCGATCGCGGATATCTCTACATCGCGCAGCCGCCGCTCTACCGCGCGCACAACTCCAAGATGGAGCGGTTCATCAAGGACGAGAATGAGCTCAAGGCCTTCCTGATGGACCGCGTGAGCGGCGAGCTCGTAGTGACGTCCGAAAACGGCATGACCTTCACCGGAGGGCAAATCGTAGACCTGCTCAAGGGTGTGAACTTCGTGCGCGAGAAAATCGAAGAGGTGGAGAACATCGGCATCGCCCGCGATATGTTCCTGGATTTCCTCCATTACAAGGCCAAGCTCGCCCCTGCGGACATCGAGGAAGAGAAAGGCCGGGATTTCATGAAATACCTCGAAGAGCTTGGGTACGTCGTGAATCTCAATGTGGAGGAGGACGAGGAAGAACGCCGGGCCTGGCTTTTTCTCATGGACGCCAAAGGCCATCGCGCCCAGATCGGCGTGGAGTTCTTCAACTCCAGACTCTACAAATATTCGTACGAGTCGTTCTCGGACATCCGCGGCATCTGTGGGGGCCTCACCTTCACCTTGCGCAAGAAAAAGGAAGAGGAAGGCGAAGGCCAGCCCATGGAAAGCATGTTCGCTCTGCTGGAGGCAGTGCTCTCCGAGGCGCACAAAGGCATCTCCATTCAGCGCTACAAGGGTCTGGGTGAGATGAACGCCGAGCAGCTCTGGGAAACCACCATGAATCCGGAAAACCGGAGCATGCTCCAGGTGTCCGTGGAAGACGCCATCGAGGCGGACTCAATCTTCTCCGACCTCATGGGCGACAAGGTGGAGCCGCGCCGCGAGTTCATCGAACGCAATGCGCTCATGGTCGAAGAACTCGACATATAA
- a CDS encoding DMT family transporter, which produces MYWPYYLLALAAGICMPVQAGINARLGSHIGGPTSAAFVSFFVGTLALAVFLVLAKNGLNLREAAAQTSWWHWTGGVLGAFFVSSTIFLAPRLGATTMLATIVFAQMFASLIVDHYGLLDFPVKTASVSRIIGVALVVIGVILVRK; this is translated from the coding sequence ATGTATTGGCCATATTATCTTCTCGCCCTGGCCGCAGGGATCTGCATGCCTGTGCAAGCGGGAATCAACGCCCGGTTGGGCAGTCATATAGGCGGACCCACTTCGGCCGCATTCGTATCGTTTTTCGTGGGTACTCTGGCCCTGGCCGTGTTCCTGGTTCTCGCCAAGAACGGCCTCAACCTGCGCGAAGCAGCGGCCCAGACATCCTGGTGGCATTGGACGGGAGGTGTTCTCGGCGCATTCTTCGTGAGCTCCACTATTTTTCTTGCGCCGCGCCTGGGCGCCACCACCATGCTCGCCACCATAGTATTTGCGCAGATGTTCGCTTCGCTCATCGTGGACCACTACGGCTTGCTCGATTTCCCGGTGAAGACTGCTTCCGTCTCCCGGATCATCGGCGTGGCGCTCGTGGTTATCGGCGTCATCCTCGTGCGCAAGTGA